Proteins from a genomic interval of Oncorhynchus clarkii lewisi isolate Uvic-CL-2024 chromosome 13, UVic_Ocla_1.0, whole genome shotgun sequence:
- the LOC139364749 gene encoding hemoglobin subunit beta-1-like, which translates to MADWTDAEKSTISAVWGKVDINEVGPLALGRVLIVYPWTQRYFGSFGDVSTAAAIMGNPRVAAHGKVVCGALDKAVKNMGNILATYKSLSETHANKLFVDPENFRVLADVLTIVIAAKFGAAFTPEIQATWQKFMKVVVAAMSSRYF; encoded by the exons ATGGCTGACTGGACAGACGCCGAGAAGAGCACCATCAGTGCTGTCTGGGGCAAAGTAGATATCAATGAGGTCGGACCACTGGCTCTGGGAAG AGTCCTGATCGTCTACCCCTGGACTCAGCGTTATTTCGGCTCTTTCGGAGATGTGTCCACTGCTGCAGCAATCATGGGCAACCCCAGAGTTGCTGCTCATGGCAAGGTCGTGTGTGGAGCTCTGGATAAAGCTGTGAAGAATATGGGCAACATCTTGGCCACATACAAGTCACTGAGCGAGACCCACGCCAACAAACTCTTCGTCGACCCTGAAAATTTCAGG GTGTTGGCTGACGTCCTCACAATTGTCATTGCCGCCAAATTCGGAGCCGCTTTCACTCCTGAAATCCAGGCAACCTGGCAGAAGTTCATGAAAGTGGTTGTCGCCGCAATGAGCAGTCGGTACTTCTAA